The Synechococcus sp. RS9909 genomic interval CGGCCGACCTGGTGATCCCCGATGGTGCCGGAGTGGTCTGGGCCCTGCGGCGTCAGGGGGTTCGGGTGCGTCGCACCCCCGGCATCGAACTGGCGCGCGCGCTCCTCTCGTATGCCGAAGCTCACGACTGGAGCGTGGCCCTGATCGGTGCGGCACCGGAGGTGATGGAGCAGCTGACGGAGCGCCTGCTCGAGGCGTTGCCGTCCCTGCGCCTGGTGCTGGCGGAGCATGGCTATCAAGCCGCCGAAGCCTGGCCCCAGCTCGAGCAACGCCTGCTGAGCCTGAAGCCCGATCTGGTGCTGGTGGCTCTCGGTGTTCCCCGGCAGGAAACCTGGACTCAACGTCTGCATGCCGGGCAACCAGGGCTCTGGATGGGCGTGGGCGGCAGTTTTGACGTGTGGGCCGGTGTCAAACAACGCGCACCAGAATGGATGAGCCGACTCCAGGTGGAGTGGGCTTACCGACTCATCCAGGAACCGAGCCGCTGGCGCCGCATGCTCTCGCTGCCGGCGTTTGCCTGGCAGGTGTTGCGCCGCGGTGAACGCCGACGACGCTGAAGCTCAGCGGAAACCGACGGAGGCTTGCCACACAAAGGCGAGCAACAGGAAGAAGAGTGGAATGATCGGCAGGATGTCGACCAGAGGCCCGAAGGCCTGATAGGCCTCGGGCAGTTGGGCCAGCAGATCGAGTGTGGTGGCGGCCATCCCGGCGATGTCATGGGCGATGAGCGGACGCTACCACGTGTGATGGGCGGGCGACTCCGGCAGCCAGGGAGCGAAATCCTCTGCAAAACAACCGTCCTGAATCGCCCGTGCCATCGCGGTGGTGAACCGGATCAGATGGGTGAGGTTGTGGAGGCTGAGCAGGGTGAGCCCCAGCAGTTCCTCGCTGCGGATCAGGTGGTGCAGATAGGCGCGGCTGTGGCGTGTGCAGGCGGTGCAGGGGCAGGTCGCATCGAGGGGGGTGTGGTCGTGGCGAAAGCGGGCATTGCGCAGATTCCAGCGTTCGCCGCCCACCAGTGCCGTGCCATGGCGCCCCAGACGGGTGGGCAACACGCAGTCGAAGAGATCGATGCCATGGGCTACTGCCACCGCCATCTCCCGCAGGGTGCCGATGCCCATCAGATAGCGGGGGCGGTCCGCCGGCAGCAGGGGCGTCACCTGCCGCACGATCCGATGCATCTCCTCCACCGGTTCCCCCACACTCACGCCGCCGATGGCGATGCCGGGCAGGTCGAAACCGGCCACGGCGCGAGCGCTCTCCTCCCGCAAACGGGGATAGCAGCCTCCCTGCACGATCCCGAACAGGGCCTGGTCGGGGCGGTTGTGGGCGGCGGCGCAGCGTTCCAGCCAGGCGTGGGTGCGGCGGCAGGCCTCCTCTACATCATGTTCAGTGGCGGGATAGGGGGGGCATTGATCGAAGGCCATCGCCACATCCGCACCCAGGGCCATCTGGATCTGCATCGAGCGCTCCGGTGTCAGCAGGATGCGGCTGCCGTCGCGGGGATTGCGGAAGTCGACGCCGTGATCATCGATCCGGTTCAGGTCGCCGAGGCTGAATACCTGGAAGCCACCGGAGTCGGTGAGTATCGGGCCGTCCCAGGCCATGAAGCGATGCAGGCCACCGGCCTCCGCC includes:
- a CDS encoding photosystem II reaction center protein K, with the translated sequence MAATTLDLLAQLPEAYQAFGPLVDILPIIPLFFLLLAFVWQASVGFR
- the tgt gene encoding tRNA guanosine(34) transglycosylase Tgt, with the translated sequence MFRFQINAHCPHTQARCGCFQTPHGPVSTPRFMPVGTLGTVKGVTTSQLVETGAQMVLSNTYHLHLQPGEAVVAEAGGLHRFMAWDGPILTDSGGFQVFSLGDLNRIDDHGVDFRNPRDGSRILLTPERSMQIQMALGADVAMAFDQCPPYPATEHDVEEACRRTHAWLERCAAAHNRPDQALFGIVQGGCYPRLREESARAVAGFDLPGIAIGGVSVGEPVEEMHRIVRQVTPLLPADRPRYLMGIGTLREMAVAVAHGIDLFDCVLPTRLGRHGTALVGGERWNLRNARFRHDHTPLDATCPCTACTRHSRAYLHHLIRSEELLGLTLLSLHNLTHLIRFTTAMARAIQDGCFAEDFAPWLPESPAHHTW
- a CDS encoding WecB/TagA/CpsF family glycosyltransferase, coding for MDAVSTDPCDQHRYRVLGVGVDACRDVRAAAIGLHARGGGQIVTLNAEMTMTARANPALGAAIAAADLVIPDGAGVVWALRRQGVRVRRTPGIELARALLSYAEAHDWSVALIGAAPEVMEQLTERLLEALPSLRLVLAEHGYQAAEAWPQLEQRLLSLKPDLVLVALGVPRQETWTQRLHAGQPGLWMGVGGSFDVWAGVKQRAPEWMSRLQVEWAYRLIQEPSRWRRMLSLPAFAWQVLRRGERRRR